The following DNA comes from Deltaproteobacteria bacterium.
CCAGGCCGCCCAAGCCCAGGGCCTGAGTTTTTCGGCCCTGCTCGACCGACTCATTGATCTGGCTTTGGAAAATTCATGACCAGATGAGCAATTCCTGGCCGGTTCTGGATGAGATATTACAGCAAGGACTGCGCCACCAAGTTTTTACTGGGGCCGCGCTGTTAGTGGGACTCAAGGGAGAACTGCGCTACGAGGCTGCGGTCGGACAGGTTGATCAAACTCCCGAGGCCGCTCCGGTCCACCGCAACACCTTCTTTGATCTGGCCTCCCTGACCAAACCGTTGGCTACGGGGCTGGCGCTACTGACCCTCATGGCTGCCGGGCGGCTACAATTGACCACCACTCTGGGCGAAATTCTGCCCGGTGACCGGCTGCCGCATGATAAACTGCCCCTCACCCTCGGGTCCTTGCTGACCCATAGCGCCGGGTTGCCGGCTTGGCGGCCTTTTTATCAGACTATCTTAGTGCAACCCCCCGAGCAACGACCGGGAATGCTGGAAAAGCTGGCCGCCGCCGAGCCTTTGGAATATCCGCCCGGTACCGCCACCGTGTATAGTGATTTAGGTTTCATGCTCCTTAAGGGGGTGATCGAAACCGCCAGCGGCCAGGATCTGGACAGCTTCTGCCGGGAGCAGCTTTATATTCCCCTGGGGCTGCCCGGACTGGGGTTTTGCCCCCGGAGCCGCCCCGGTGGTGATAAGCGAGATTATGCCGCTACCGAGACCGGTCTGATTCCTGAGCGCTCCATCCGGGGCGAGGTGCACGATGAAAACGCCTGGGCCGCCGGGG
Coding sequences within:
- a CDS encoding serine hydrolase translates to MSNSWPVLDEILQQGLRHQVFTGAALLVGLKGELRYEAAVGQVDQTPEAAPVHRNTFFDLASLTKPLATGLALLTLMAAGRLQLTTTLGEILPGDRLPHDKLPLTLGSLLTHSAGLPAWRPFYQTILVQPPEQRPGMLEKLAAAEPLEYPPGTATVYSDLGFMLLKGVIETASGQDLDSFCREQLYIPLGLPGLGFCPRSRPGGDKRDYAATETGLIPERSIRGEVHDENAWAAGGIAGHAGLFGRGWEVFRLLAALYQSYQGKTPQFFHTPWVRTFLTPAP